The Solanum lycopersicum chromosome 2, SLM_r2.1 DNA window TGAGAAGGTCCTGTATGTAGGGAGATGGGACCTTTAAGGCTTTGACTACTAAGCTAGGGTTGGTAACTCCATTTCAATGATAAAACGGGAATCTTGCTTATGTTATACAGTTCCAATAGGGCAGGATTAGtctgaaaattttcatattataactACAGTGCTGCTCTGTCAATGTTGGATAACTCAAACACATTTCTTCTTAATTCCGTTACAACATAGCAAGTATCATTCTTTATGCAGATAAAGGAAGAGAATTTGCTAGGGGAAGTGTACACAATATCAGACAAACTGAAGATGGAGAAAGACAAGAGGGACCGATCACTATCTGAGTTTGAAGGAACTTCAGACGTTGAAAATGTTAAGGATCTTATTAAAGGTAGTTATGGAACCACTGAGGGTGAAAATTTTTATGCATCACCCTTAGTTTCCAAGGCTGTTGAAGAAAATGGTAGTTCAGTGGAAGCCCCTGTATCAGTCAATACACCAAACAAATCAGATGAACAGATGTCCGGGAGTTCATTCCATCAGGAGGAAAAAGCAGAAGAGAAAAGAGTAGAAATCGTTTCTGCGGGAATACAGAATCCAAGTGAAGAGAGTGAAACATCTTGTGAAATGAACAATGTTGAGAAGAACACATCTATCCCCTTGACCGTCCGAGGAGATGTTAGCTCTGAAAAATATAAAACGGAGGGGGCAGACGCTGAAGCAATCAAATCACCTGGTGACGCTAACGATGAGAAAGTAGTCAAAGATGAGAATGACTACAATGGCGAtagaaatattttcatatcCCCCAATTCAGAGTGCCAAAGAGGAGAGGACGAGAAAAAAGAGACAGGAGATGGAGAGGGTGCTAGGAATGTGCTTTTTAACTCATTTGTTGATGTTGTAGAAGAAACCAGGTCAGATTATGCTGAATCAGATACGAGTGGGAAACATGGGGACAACTCAATCGAGAAGGTAAACCAAGATGTTGCTGACCATCCAGAAGTAGAGCAAAAAACTGAAGAActagaaattgaagaaaaaccAATTATTGAAGAGAAAACTAAAGAACCAATAGTTACGGAGAAACATGCAGGATCAGCGGTTGAAGAAAAACCTGAAGAACCAGCAGTTGAAGTAAAAACTGAAGAACCAGTTGTGCAAGAGAAACCTGAAGAAACAGAGGTTCAGGAGAAATTTGAAAGAACAATGGTTGAAGAGAAGCCCGAAGAACTAGTGGTTGAAGAAACACCAAAAGAACCAACACGGGAAAAAACATCCAAGgagttagagtttgaagaaaaaCCTGAGAAGGTAACTTTCTTGGAAAAGGTGAAGGACCAAGCACTGGCACAAAGTTTATCAATTGTATTAGTTATGTATGTGTAACAGTTCATATTTGCTTATCTACTGAAAGACTAACTGAAACTTCAAATTCTTTCTTGCAGAAAATCCAAGTTGTAGACTTGAACGACAAAAGTGAGAATGAACTTCCATGCAATACCAACAATGATGCTGCTAACTTTGCAGAATTTGAGGAACCAGCAGTTGAAGAAAAACCTGAAGAAGTACAGAAACCTGATTTACCCATGGTTAGGGAGAAATATGAAGAACCAATGGTTGAGGAAAAATCTGAAGAATCATTTGAGGAGAAAACTCAAAAACCAGAGGCTGGAGAGAAACCTGAAGAACCAACAGCTAAAGAAATACCTGAATATCTAGCAGAGGAGGAAATGCCTGAAGAGCTAGCCCTTGAAGAGAAACCTAGAGAACCAAAAGTTGAAGAGACGCTTGAAGTACTAGATGTTGAAGAGAAATCTGAAAAAAAAGCAATTATACAGGAGAAACCTGAAACGGAAGCTCTTCAGGAGAATGTGAGGATTAAACACTTTCACAAAATTTATCATCGTATTAGCTTTATATGCGTAACAAATTTACATCTGTTTTATCCGTTGAAAGACTAAATGAaacttcaattattatttttttgcagAATTCACCAATTGAACAGTCAAAGAACAAGACAGACAATGCAATTCAATGCAATACTGACAATGCTATTGCCGATCATGAATCAGTTGAGGAAAAAACTGAAGAAACAGTAGTTGAAAATAAACATGAAGAATTAACAATTGAAGAGAAATCTAAAGAGGCAGTGGTTATGAAAAAACCTGAACTGGTAGTTGAAGAGAAATCTGAAAAACCAGTAGCAGGAGAGGAACTTGAAGAACCATCGATTGAGGAGACACTAGAAGAACCAGCAGTTGAAGATAAACCTGAAAAACCAGTAACTGAAGAAGCACCTGAAGAACGAACACAGGAAGAAACACCAAATGAACAAGCATTTGAAGAGAAACATGAAAACCCAGTAACTGAAGAAGCACCTGAAGAACCAACACAGGAAGAATCACAGAAGGACCTAGCATTTGAGGAGAAACCAGCAGTTGAAGATGAGAAACCCAAAAAAGTATCTCTTTTGGAGAAGGTGAGGGTCAAGTATTATCAAGAAAATTATCCATCCTATTAATTATGTATGTCCAACAATTCATGTCTCGTTATCTCTTGAAAGACTAAGagaaacttcaatttcttcTTGCAGAAAATGCTAGTTGTAGACACTAAGGACAACACTGATAGTGATATTCCATCCAATACCAACAACGATGCTGCTTACTATCCAGAATCTGCGAAAAAAACCGGAGAACCAGCAGTTGAAGAAATACCTGAAACCCCAGTTTTTGAAGAGAAACGTGATGTATCAGAGACTAAAGAGAAACCTGAAGAACCAACGGTTGAGGAGAAACCTGAACCAACGGCTGAAGAGAAACCTAAGGAACCGACAGCGAAAGAAACACCTGAAGAGCTAGCAGGGAAGGAAACACATGAAGAACTAGCATTTGAAGAGAAACCTGAAGAACCAACTGTTGAAGACATACCTGAAAAACCAGCAGTAATGGAGGAGGAGAAACTTTTAACAGAAGGGCTTCTGGAGAAGGTGAAGATTAAACACTACCACAAAGTCTATCCATCATATTAGCTTTATATGTGCAATAAATTTACATCTGTTCATCTGTCAAAAGACTAAGtgaaacttcattttttttttgcagaatttGCCAATTGTAGACTCAAAGGACAAGATAGACGATGCAAATCCATGCAATACCACCAACAATGATATTGCTAACTATGCATCAGTTGAGGAAAAACCTGACGAACCAGTAATTGGAAAAACACATGAAGAATTAGCAATTGAAGATAAATCTGAAGAATCAGTTGTTTCGGAGAAGCTTGAAGAACTAATGGTTGCTGAACAACCGACAGTTGAAGAGAAACCTCAAAAACCAGCAGTTGGGGAGAAACATGAAGAACCAGCCGTTGAAGAGGAGAAACCTGAAAAAGTATGGGTCATGCACTATCACAAAGTTTATCCATTTTGTTAGTTATGTATGTACTGTGATTCACATCTGCTTCTATATTGGAAGGCAAAGTAAAACATTAAATTCATTTTGCAGAATATGCTAATTGTAGACTTGAACAACAAAACTGGTAGTGAAATTCCATGCAATGCCGGTAATGATGTTGCACACTTTTCAGACACCGAGGAAAATCCTGAAGAATCGGCATTTCAAGAAAAAACTGAAGAATCAGTCATTGAACAGCAACCTGATGTACCAGCAGTTAAGGAGAAACCTGAAGAACCAACACTTGAGGAGAAAACTGAAGTACTAGTTGAGGAGAAACCTCAAGAACCGGCGTCTAAAGAGAGACCTGAAGAAGCGGCAGCTAAAGAAACAGCTGAAGAGCTAGCAAAGGAGGAAGCACCTGAAGAACTAGCACTTGAAGAGAAACCTGAAGAATCAACAGTTGAAGAGACACCTGAAGAACTAGTTCTGGAAGAGAAAGATGAAAAAACAGCTATTAAAGAGAAGGAGCTTGTTAGAAAAGCTCTTCAGGAGAAGGTGAGGATTGAATACTGTCACAAAGTTAATCCACCATATAAGCTTTATATGTGCaacaaattaatatatgtttatCTATTTAAAGACAAAATGGAACTTTAAATTTTCTTGCAGAAATTGTCGATTGTAAACGCAGAGGATAATATAGACAATGCAATTCCATGCAATACCAACAATGACATTGCTGACTATGCATTAGTTgaggaaaaaattgaagaacCAGTAGTTGAAGAGAAATCTGAAGAATCAAGGATTTTGGAGAAATCAGAAGAACCTGCGGTTGAGAAAATTCCTGAACAGCCGACAATTGAAGAGAAACCTGAAAACCCAACAGTTGGAGGAGAAAAGCTTGAAGAACCATTGGTTGGAGAGACGACCGAAGAACCGACAATTGAGGAGAAACCTGAAAAAACAGCAACTGAAGAAACACCTAAGGAACCATCATTTGAAGAGAAACATGACGAACCAACCGTTGAAGAGGAGAAACCTGAAAAGGTAACTCTTTTGGAAAAGGTAAGGGTCAAGTACAATAACAAAGTTAGTACATTTTGTTAGTGATGCATGAACTGTAATTCACATGCTCTTTTTTTGAAAGGCTAAGTGaaacattaaatactatttGCAGGATATGCTAATTGTAGACTCGAAGACCAAAACTTGCAGTGAAATTCCATCCAACACCAATAATGATGTTGCTCACTCTCCAGACATCGAGAAAAACCCTGAAAAATTGgcagttgaaataaaaaatgaagaaccaGTCATTGAAGAGAAACCTGATGTACCAGCAGTTGAGGAGAAACCTGAAGAATCAAAATTTGAGGAGAAATCTGAAGTACCAGCTGAGGAGAAACCTCAAGAACCGGCGGCTGAAGAGAAACCTGAAAAAACAGTAGCTATAGGAACAGCTGAAGAACTAGCACTTGAAGGGAAACCTGAAGAACTAACGGTTGAAGATACATCTGAAGAGCTACTTGTCGAAGAGAAAGATGAAAAACCAGCAATTAAAGAGGAGGAACCTGAAACGGAAGCTCTTCAGGAGAAGGTGACAATTAACACTGTCACAAAGTTTATTCAGCATATTAACATTATAAGTGCAACGAATGTACATATGTTTTATCTATTAAAAGACTAAATGGAACTTCAAATTTTCTTGCAGAATTTGCCAATTGTAAACTCAAAGAACACAACAGACAATGCATATCCATACAATACCAACAATGACATTGCTGACTATGCATCAGTTGAGGAAAAAACTGAAGAGGCAGAAGTTGAAGAGATATCTGAAGAATCATCTATTGAAGAGAAATCTGAAGAATCAAGGGTTTTGGAGAAACCAGAAGAACCATCGGTTGAGAAAATACCTGAAAAACCGACAATCGAAGAGAAACCTGAAACATCAACCGTGGGAGAAAAGTTTGAAGAACCATCAGTTGAGGAGACGATCAAAGAACCAAAAATTGAGGAGAAACCTGAAAAACAAGTAACTGAAGAAACACCCAAGGAACTAGCGTTAGAAGAGATACATAAAGAACCAGCAATGAAAGAGGAGAAACCTGAAAAGGTAACTCTTTTGGAAAAGGTAAGGGTCAAGTACTATCACAAAGTTAATCCATTTTGTTAGTTATGCATGTACAGTGATTCACATGCTCTTCTTTTGAAAGGCTAAGTGAAACAATAAATTCTTTTTGCAGAATATGCTAATTGTGGACTCAAACACCAAAACTGGCAGTGAAATTCCATGCAATACCAATAATGATGATGCTCACTCCCCAGACATTGAGGAAAATCCTGAAGAATCGgcagttgaaataaaaaatgaagaactaGTCATTGAAGAGAAACCTGATGTACCAGCAGTTGAGGAGAAACCTCAAGAACCAACATTTGAGGAGAAATCTGAAGTACCAGCTGAGGAGAAACCTCAAGAACCTGCGACTGAAGAAAAACCTCAGGAACCGGCAGCTATAGAAACACCTGAACTAGCACTTGAAGAGAAACCTGAAGAACCAACGGTTGAAGATACATCTGAAGAGCTAGTTGTTGAAGAGAAAGATGAAAAGCCAGCAATTGAAGAGGAGGAACCTGAAATGGAAGCTCTTAAGGAGAAGGTGGGAATTAACACTCACAAAGTTTATTCAGCATACTAGCTTTATATGCGCACGAATTTACATATGTTTATCTATTGAAAGACTAAATGAAACTTCAAATATTCTTGCAGAATTTTCCAATTGTAAACTCAAAGAACACAATAGACAATGCAATTCCATGCAATACAAACAATGACATTGCTGACTTCACATCAGTTGAGGAAAAAACTGAAGAACCAATAGTTGAAGAGATATCTGAAGAATCGGCAATTGAAGAAAAATCTGAAGAATCAAGGGTTTCGGGGAAACCAGAAGAACCAGCGGTTGAGAAAATACCTGAACAACCGACAGTTGAAAAGAAACCTGAAAAACCAACCGTGGGAGAAGAGTTTGAATTACCATCAGTTGAGGAGACAATCGAAGAACCAAAAATCGAGGAGAAACCTGAAAAACAAGTAATTGAAGAAACACCCAAGGAACTAGCAGTTGAAGAGATGCATGAAGAAACAGCCGTGGAAGAGGAGAAACCTGAAAAGGTAACTCTTTCGGAAAAGGTAAGGGTCAAGCACTATCACAAAGTTAATCCATTTTGTTAGTTAGTATGTACTATGACTCACATCTGCGTCTTTATTGAAAGACTAAGTGAAACAATAAATTCTTTTTGCAGAATATGCTAATTGTAGACTCAACTGAAAAAACCGGCAGTGAAATCCCATGCAATACCAATAATGATGTTGAATACTCTCCAGACAGTGAGGAAAATCCTGAAGAATCGGCAGTTGAAGAAAAAACTGAAGAACCACTCATTGAAGAGAAACCTGATGTACCAGCTATTAAGGAGAAACCCAAAGAACCAACATTTGAGGAGAAATCTGAAGTACCAGTTGAGGAGAAACCTGAAGAACTAGAGATGACAGAGAAACCTGAAGAACCAGCGGCTATAGAAACACCTGAAGAGCTTGCAGGGCAGGAAATACCTGAAGAACTAGACCTTGAAGAGAAACCTGAAGAACCAACAGTTGAAGACACATCTGAAGAACTAGTTGTTGAAAAGAAAGATGAGAAACCAgcaattgaagaagaagaacctgAAACGGAAGCTCTTCAGGAGAAGGTGACAATTAAACACTGTCACAAATTATCCATCATATTAGCTTTATATGTGCAATGAATTTACATATGTTTAACTGTTGAAAGactaaataaaacttaaatttttcttgCATAATTTGTCAATTGTAAACTCAAAGGACAAGACAGACGATGCAATTCCATGCAATACCAACAACGACATTGCTGACTATGCATCAGCTGAGGAAAAAATTGAAGAGCCAGTAGTTGAAAATAAACATGAAGAACAAGCAATTGAAGAGAAATCAGAAGAAACAGCAATTCCGGAGAAGCCAGAAGAACCAGTGAATGAGAAAAAACCTGACTCTCTGGCAATTGAAGAGAAACCTAAAGAAACAACAGCGGAAAAGAAGCTTAAAGAACCATTGGTTGAGGAGATTGAGGAGAAACCTGCAAAACCAATAACTGAAGAAGCACCTGAAGAACCAAAATGGGAAGAAACACCTGACGGTCTATTATTTGAAGAGAGACCAGCACTTGAAGAGGAGACATCCAAAAAGGTAGCTCTTTTGGAAAAGGTGAGGGTCAAGCACTGTCACAAAGTTTATACATCTTATTAGTTATGTATGTACAATGATGCACATCTGCTTCTTCATTGATAGACTAAGTGAAACATTAAATTCTTTCGTAGAATTTGTTAGTTGTAGACTCAAACGACAAAACTGgcagtggaactccatgcaatacCAATAATGATGTTGCTCACCCTCCACAAGTTGAGGAAAATACTGAAGACTCAGTAGTTGAAGAAAAAACTGAAGAACCAGCTATTGAAGAGAAACTTGATGTACCAGTGGTTAAGGAGAAACCTGAAGAACCAGTGGTTGAGGAGGAACCTCAAGAACCAGCGGCTAAAGAAGCACCTGAAGAGCTAGAAGGGGAGGAAATACCTGAAGAATTAGCACTTGAAGAGAAAACTGAAGAACCAACGGTTGAAAAGACACCTAAAGAAATAATTGTTGAAGAGGAGAAACCTGAAACAGAAGCTCTTCTAGAGAAGGTTAGGATTAAGCATTGTCACAAAGTCTATTCATCAAATTAGCTGTATACGTGCAACGAATTTACAACGAATTTACATATGTTTATCTATTTAAATACTAAGTAGGACTCTAAATTTCTTGCAGAATTTGCCAATGGAAGACCCAAAGGACAAGATAGATAATGCAATTCCTTGCAATACCAACAATGATATTGCTGACTATGAATCCGTCGAGGAAAAACCTCAAGAACTAGTAGTTGAAAAAGAACATGATGAAACAATGATTGAAGAAGAATCTGAAGTATTGGCTGTTATGGAGAAGCCTGAAGAACCAGCGGTTGAGAAAAACCTTGAAGAACTGGCAGTTGAAGAAGAATGTGAAAAACCAACTGTGGAGGTGAAATTTGAAGAACCATCGGCTGAGGAGAAACTACAAGAACCAATGGTTGAAGTGAAACCTGAAAAGACAATAACTGAAGAGACACCCAAAGAATCAGCACGGGAAGAAACACCTAATGAACTAGCATGTGAAGAAAAAGCTGAAGAACCAGCAGTTGAAGAGGTGAAACCTGAAGAACCAACAGGTGAAGAAGAAAAACCTGAAAAGGTAACTCTTTTGGATATGGCAAGGATCAAGCACTGTCATAAAGTTCATCTGTCCTATTAGTTGTGTATGTACAACAATTTACATCTGCTCATCTATAAAAGACTAAGTGAAACTTCCAATTCTTATTACAGAATTTGCTAGTTGCAGACTCGAAGGAAAAAACTGACAGTAAAATTCCCTGCAATTCTAGCAATGATGCTGCTCAGTTTTTAGAAGATGATAA harbors:
- the LOC101259599 gene encoding uncharacterized protein isoform X7 — protein: MEYDAEIPEIKSIKEENLLGEVYTISDKLKMEKDKRDRSLSEFEGTSDVENVKDLIKGSYGTTEGENFYASPLVSKAVEENGSSVEAPVSVNTPNKSDEQMSGSSFHQEEKAEEKRVEIVSAGIQNPSEESETSCEMNNVEKNTSIPLTVRGDVSSEKYKTEGADAEAIKSPGDANDEKVVKDENDYNGDRNIFISPNSECQRGEDEKKETGDGEGARNVLFNSFVDVVEETRSDYAESDTSGKHGDNSIEKVNQDVADHPEVEQKTEELEIEEKPIIEEKTKEPIVTEKHAGSAVEEKPEEPAVEVKTEEPVVQEKPEETEVQEKFERTMVEEKPEELVVEETPKEPTREKTSKELEFEEKPEKVTFLEKKIQVVDLNDKSENELPCNTNNDAANFAEFEEPAVEEKPEEVQKPDLPMVREKYEEPMVEEKSEESFEEKTQKPEAGEKPEEPTAKEIPEYLAEEEMPEELALEEKPREPKVEETLEVLDVEEKSEKKAIIQEKPETEALQENNSPIEQSKNKTDNAIQCNTDNAIADHESVEEKTEETVVENKHEELTIEEKSKEAVVMKKPELVVEEKSEKPVAGEELEEPSIEETLEEPAVEDKPEKPVTEEAPEERTQEETPNEQAFEEKHENPVTEEAPEEPTQEESQKDLAFEEKPAVEDEKPKKVSLLEKKMLVVDTKDNTDSDIPSNTNNDAAYYPESAKKTGEPAVEEIPETPVFEEKRDVSETKEKPEEPTVEEKPEPTAEEKPKEPTAKETPEELAGKETHEELAFEEKPEEPTVEDIPEKPAVMEEEKLLTEGLLEKNLPIVDSKDKIDDANPCNTTNNDIANYASVEEKPDEPVIGKTHEELAIEDKSEESVVSEKLEELMVAEQPTVEEKPQKPAVGEKHEEPAVEEEKPEKNMLIVDLNNKTGSEIPCNAGNDVAHFSDTEENPEESAFQEKTEESVIEQQPDVPAVKEKPEEPTLEEKTEVLVEEKPQEPASKERPEEAAAKETAEELAKEEAPEELALEEKPEESTVEETPEELVLEEKDEKTAIKEKELVRKALQEKKLSIVNAEDNIDNAIPCNTNNDIADYALVEEKIEEPVVEEKSEESRILEKSEEPAVEKIPEQPTIEEKPENPTVGGEKLEEPLVGETTEEPTIEEKPEKTATEETPKEPSFEEKHDEPTVEEEKPEKVTLLEKDMLIVDSKTKTCSEIPSNTNNDVAHSPDIEKNPEKLAVEIKNEEPVIEEKPDVPAVEEKPEESKFEEKSEVPAEEKPQEPAAEEKPEKTVAIGTAEELALEGKPEELTVEDTSEELLVEEKDEKPAIKEEEPETEALQEKNLPIVNSKNTTDNAYPYNTNNDIADYASVEEKTEEAEVEEISEESSIEEKSEESRVLEKPEEPSVEKIPEKPTIEEKPETSTVGEKFEEPSVEETIKEPKIEEKPEKQVTEETPKELALEEIHKEPAMKEEKPEKVTLLEKNMLIVDSNTKTGSEIPCNTNNDDAHSPDIEENPEESAVEIKNEELVIEEKPDVPAVEEKPQEPTFEEKSEVPAEEKPQEPATEEKPQEPAAIETPELALEEKPEEPTVEDTSEELVVEEKDEKPAIEEEEPEMEALKEKNFPIVNSKNTIDNAIPCNTNNDIADFTSVEEKTEEPIVEEISEESAIEEKSEESRVSGKPEEPAVEKIPEQPTVEKKPEKPTVGEEFELPSVEETIEEPKIEEKPEKQVIEETPKELAVEEMHEETAVEEEKPEKVTLSEKNMLIVDSTEKTGSEIPCNTNNDVEYSPDSEENPEESAVEEKTEEPLIEEKPDVPAIKEKPKEPTFEEKSEVPVEEKPEELEMTEKPEEPAAIETPEELAGQEIPEELDLEEKPEEPTVEDTSEELVVEKKDEKPAIEEEEPETEALQEKDKTDDAIPCNTNNDIADYASAEEKIEEPVVENKHEEQAIEEKSEETAIPEKPEEPVNEKKPDSLAIEEKPKETTAEKKLKEPLVEEIEEKPAKPITEEAPEEPKWEETPDGLLFEERPALEEETSKKVALLEKNLLVVDSNDKTGSGTPCNTNNDVAHPPQVEENTEDSVVEEKTEEPAIEEKLDVPVVKEKPEEPVVEEEPQEPAAKEAPEELEGEEIPEELALEEKTEEPTVEKTPKEIIVEEEKPETEALLEKNLPMEDPKDKIDNAIPCNTNNDIADYESVEEKPQELVVEKEHDETMIEEESEVLAVMEKPEEPAVEKNLEELAVEEECEKPTVEVKFEEPSAEEKLQEPMVEVKPEKTITEETPKESAREETPNELACEEKAEEPAVEEVKPEEPTGEEEKPEKNLLVADSKEKTDSKIPCNSSNDAAQFLEDDKNPEKPAAVKKLVIEEKLDIPAIMEKPEEPTIEEKSEEPVEEKPKEPTVEEKLEEPTTKETHEELAGEEAPEELPLEQKPEEPIVGETSEEIAFEEKHDKPAIEEEKPEMETFLEKNMPIIDSKDKNDSEILGNSNNDVAYYPTVEDKAEVQVVKEKHEKQVIEEKCEEPAVDEKTDEPAVTEKPEEPPAVEKETEEQVLEEKLEEPTVEKSEEPVVEETPEDLAVEKNLEKLVTEEKPEKNMSAIDSNGKTDTETACDNNIDVADYPAVEEKTEEPMVEEKHEEPIVEDKAEEPVTNEKLQKLAIAETLEEQARAETPEDLTIEEKPNKPAVDEIPGELAIEQKSEKQVVETVTLLEKNMPDMDSSRSTDKINGEILCNDNSDVSDYPAVEEKHEEIVIGEKYEDLAPKDKLKEPVVSEKVEELMVEETPEKLVVEEKLDETAAGEETVDKPAPEETPDKQVAEEKHEEVAVEEKLEKAAAEKNKHVVDSNDKTGNEISCNTNNDIAEIEDETENSAVEEKLKESTVEEKPEELAIEEKLEEPETPDKPAVEGTPEKLVDEKPQEISCNNNEVEETPEDSAVEEKPVESTVEQKPEEPVVGEKLEESKVEEKPKEPAVEEKSDKPVIEGTLEEPAAKETPEQPMIEQTPQEPEVQEKPKEPTAQEKLEEPAIDEKLEEPTVEEKPEEPAVREKSKQPAVDEKLEEPAAIGENPEELAVEGKPEEPAVEVTPKPKIEEKPQESVIEEQSQEPEVKETPEEPVVKETHEELAVEKKPEELATEEQVVDQKLEEPTVEVKPEEATVQEPAVDEKHEEPSVEEKPEESAVEKFEEPTIKEKPEEPEDPAVKEIPEELAVKEKLEEPIIEEKPKEPPIDEEPKKQNREETQAATERIDESQTHIIEKEEGLIGKQAERFVKETAQPCKEVETEIKELKDIDAGDESNNNALQKEEMTLDELPTSVKQEMAANNYEEGKVVSEIPNQENVRQANLTTEEANDARGAENVTELSSEEMRVEDCTNKVESSDFGLQNHHKYTDADKLELQNREIDISYILDTPIEKETNGRNSEKISESTEELIHQTFEISEENKAAVVTGTNMLQSCAGPQEQLKHQLAELGEEKQAGGIADTNTEKPYIAPVQEIINKSETEDISSADCLEEENSLRTNQEKLKEGENSEVKTDENIDRGDEFQSIMMLKGVEKDDHKQHIKHNTCAVMDTEEQNEDSPAGEQTSKKLEGLEKVDIDDNNNINHQRTETNLSEEATESKSECVAMEIKTPIKEEEQEEDLRETTGEDSSNNTTQVQKEEETTMSEPERKSLEPFGSERKTAAGFGEMITCNETKVTEHFTSLKSVTVSEKEMDDMVSNESNTTKQIQEQAAYPLLTLEREETIPTSSTDANGTPKDSITPHVELGAEAKNIQYMQEKCKISETEQHQENYENKKEVECDSKEVPEESISRETQAKATLSDLVHVSTKEASKIEEDFAEEREGSDREEEGIQKTRDESSSEDPVIVEISKDADIKVPPKKHQNILSGVGSKVKHSIAKVKKAITGKSSQTKPSSPK